One Oceanibaculum indicum P24 DNA segment encodes these proteins:
- a CDS encoding PqiC family protein, whose translation MRTMFLTRLSCFFLLVLLLAGCTGGPRPDPRVVVLSSTAAAVPATETRMGRIEVAEYLQRRHPVWRMSETQLVERRGQYWGERLEAGIRRVLEAELGALRPTMPAGALYDVRIDRFEPAPDGQVALWAGWQLSAGAGEALRSGRFQASEALSPGTGDGAEAAAMAAAMSRLLGQLAQEMAAR comes from the coding sequence ATGCGGACCATGTTTCTGACCCGGCTTTCCTGCTTCTTCCTGCTGGTCCTGCTGCTGGCCGGCTGCACCGGCGGGCCGCGCCCCGATCCGCGCGTCGTCGTGCTGTCTAGCACGGCGGCCGCCGTACCGGCGACGGAGACGCGGATGGGGCGCATCGAGGTCGCGGAATATCTGCAGCGCCGCCATCCGGTCTGGCGGATGTCGGAAACCCAGCTGGTGGAGCGCCGTGGCCAGTATTGGGGCGAGCGCCTTGAGGCCGGCATCCGCCGCGTGCTGGAGGCGGAGCTGGGCGCGCTGCGGCCAACCATGCCGGCTGGCGCGCTCTATGATGTACGGATCGACAGGTTCGAGCCGGCGCCGGATGGCCAGGTGGCGCTGTGGGCCGGCTGGCAGCTTTCCGCTGGGGCAGGCGAGGCGCTGCGCAGCGGCCGGTTCCAGGCTTCGGAGGCGCTATCGCCCGGCACCGGCGATGGCGCGGAAGCCGCTGCCATGGCGGCGGCGATGAGCCGGCTGCTGGGCCAGCTTGCGCAGGAGATGGCGGCACGCTAG
- a CDS encoding ABC transporter ATP-binding protein, whose protein sequence is MRSTSETGVKPALSVRGLTMAYGDVVVQRAVEFDVARGEIFVIMGGSGCGKSTLLKHLIGLHRPAAGEILYDGDTPLEGLGDIARRFGVLFQGGALWSSMTVGENVALPLEIFTGLGREEIAAMVAFKLALVGLAGREDLYPASLSGGMRKRAGLARALALDPDILFLDEPSAGLDPISSRRLDDLILQIRDMLGTTIVMVTHELASIFAVADKAIFLDAETKVPSAIGHPQAMLDTSDNKTVQAFLRREA, encoded by the coding sequence ATGCGCTCGACATCTGAAACCGGCGTGAAACCCGCCCTGTCGGTGCGCGGCCTCACCATGGCCTATGGCGATGTGGTGGTGCAGCGCGCGGTGGAGTTCGATGTCGCGCGCGGCGAGATCTTCGTCATCATGGGCGGCAGCGGTTGCGGCAAGAGCACCCTCTTGAAGCATCTGATCGGCCTTCATCGTCCCGCCGCTGGCGAAATCCTGTATGATGGCGATACCCCGCTGGAGGGGCTGGGGGATATTGCCCGGCGTTTCGGGGTGCTGTTCCAGGGCGGTGCGCTCTGGTCGTCGATGACGGTGGGGGAGAATGTCGCCCTGCCGCTGGAGATATTCACGGGGCTGGGGAGGGAAGAGATCGCCGCCATGGTCGCCTTCAAGCTGGCGCTGGTCGGGCTCGCCGGGCGGGAGGATCTGTATCCTGCCTCGCTCAGCGGCGGCATGCGCAAGCGTGCCGGCCTGGCGCGGGCGCTGGCGCTGGACCCGGACATCCTGTTCCTCGACGAGCCGTCGGCCGGCCTCGACCCGATCAGTTCGCGCCGGCTCGATGACCTCATCCTGCAGATCAGGGACATGCTGGGGACCACCATCGTGATGGTGACGCACGAGCTGGCCAGCATCTTCGCCGTGGCTGACAAGGCGATCTTCCTGGACGCGGAAACCAAGGTGCCGTCGGCGATCGGCCATCCGCAGGCGATGCTCGACACATCCGACAACAAGACGGTGCAGGCCTTCCTGCGCCGCGAGGCCTGA
- a CDS encoding MlaD family protein yields the protein MAVGTERKGAVLVGGFVIAAIALAVAAALFFGAGRLWEQRLIAVSYFDGSVGGLSIGAPVSFRGVPVGRVERIQLQISPGEASAQIAVYMSLETDVVRLPNGNQAMLQVPDFDKLGELGLRAQLVTLSLITGQLGVQLDFRPETPERLLALDDSVPEIASIRSEIQAVKDTIAELPLREAVDKLIGTLTAVQRLADIAAEEMGGMSGRVGTTMDRLDDSLDMATVVLLGLEEEVRTALRSVTALSDGAGEEVGATAADVRKVLENADRTLAQLSALTETLNQTVDGRSVLRQDAESAIRDLAVATRALRSFAEAIERDPNLLILGR from the coding sequence ATGGCAGTCGGAACGGAACGCAAGGGGGCGGTGCTGGTCGGCGGCTTCGTGATCGCCGCCATTGCCCTCGCCGTCGCGGCGGCACTGTTCTTCGGCGCCGGCCGGCTGTGGGAGCAGCGGCTTATCGCCGTCAGCTATTTCGATGGCTCGGTCGGCGGCCTCAGCATCGGCGCGCCGGTCAGCTTCCGCGGCGTGCCGGTGGGCCGGGTGGAGCGTATCCAGCTGCAGATATCGCCCGGCGAAGCCTCGGCCCAGATCGCCGTCTATATGTCACTGGAAACCGATGTGGTGCGCCTGCCGAACGGCAACCAGGCGATGCTGCAGGTGCCGGATTTCGACAAGCTGGGCGAACTGGGCCTGCGCGCCCAGCTGGTGACGCTCAGCCTGATCACTGGCCAGCTCGGCGTGCAGCTGGATTTCCGTCCGGAGACGCCGGAGCGGCTGTTGGCGCTGGATGATTCAGTGCCGGAGATCGCCTCGATCCGCTCGGAAATCCAGGCGGTGAAGGACACGATTGCGGAACTGCCGCTGCGCGAGGCGGTGGACAAGCTGATCGGCACGCTGACCGCCGTGCAGCGCCTCGCCGACATCGCTGCCGAGGAAATGGGCGGCATGTCCGGCCGGGTCGGCACGACGATGGACCGGCTGGATGACAGCCTCGACATGGCAACGGTGGTGCTGCTGGGGCTGGAGGAGGAGGTGCGCACCGCGCTGCGCTCCGTCACCGCGCTCAGCGATGGGGCGGGAGAGGAAGTCGGTGCCACGGCGGCGGATGTGCGCAAGGTGCTGGAGAATGCCGACCGCACCCTGGCGCAGCTTTCCGCCCTGACCGAGACGTTGAACCAGACCGTCGATGGCCGTTCGGTGCTGCGGCAGGATGCGGAATCGGCGATCCGCGATCTGGCGGTGGCCACGCGGGCGCTGCGCAGCTTCGCCGAAGCCATCGAGCGGGACCCCAACCTTCTGATCCTCGGGCGGTGA
- a CDS encoding ABC transporter permease — translation MPARDNRIAVSRDGRTVVLTLSGSWTMTGQPPRLRDLLAQPAEAEGTTLTVRVRDLERWDATLPAFLYALKAEAARRGQKLRLDGLPESLTAALELADKSDRPAPRNKASDGGFASRVGLGTLAELRRLRTVVGFLGDVMLELFAPRRGVRQRPRAAETLALFRDAGAGTLAIVSIVTLLVGAILAFVGAVQLRNFGAGILVADLVGIAMARELAAVMTAIVVAGRTGASYAARLAAMQGNEEIDALKTLGISPVAYLVVPRVLALSAMMPLLYIYGTAMGLLGGMLIAIGVLDLSTVAYLEQTRGAIGGANFALGFVKSITFGLLVAAVGCRCGLAAGRSAADVGKAATDAVVISIVGIILLDAVFAVCANALDI, via the coding sequence ATGCCCGCCAGGGACAACCGCATTGCCGTGTCGCGGGACGGCCGGACTGTCGTGCTGACCCTGTCCGGCAGCTGGACCATGACGGGACAGCCGCCGCGCCTGCGCGACCTGCTGGCCCAGCCCGCAGAGGCCGAGGGCACCACCCTGACCGTCCGGGTGCGCGATCTGGAGCGCTGGGACGCAACCCTTCCCGCTTTCCTCTATGCGCTGAAGGCGGAGGCCGCCCGCCGCGGCCAGAAGCTCCGCCTGGACGGGCTGCCCGAATCGCTGACGGCTGCCCTTGAACTTGCCGACAAGTCGGACCGGCCCGCGCCCCGCAACAAAGCATCGGATGGCGGCTTCGCCAGCCGGGTCGGCCTCGGCACGCTGGCTGAACTGCGCCGCCTGCGCACCGTCGTCGGATTCCTCGGCGATGTGATGCTGGAGCTGTTTGCGCCCCGGCGTGGCGTACGCCAGCGCCCGCGCGCGGCGGAGACGCTGGCACTGTTCCGCGATGCCGGTGCCGGCACGCTGGCCATCGTTTCCATCGTCACCCTGCTGGTCGGCGCCATCCTTGCCTTTGTCGGCGCGGTGCAGCTGCGCAATTTCGGCGCCGGCATCCTGGTCGCCGATCTGGTCGGCATCGCCATGGCGCGCGAACTGGCGGCGGTGATGACCGCCATCGTGGTGGCCGGGCGGACAGGTGCTTCCTATGCCGCGCGGCTGGCCGCCATGCAGGGCAATGAGGAGATCGACGCGCTGAAGACGCTGGGCATCTCGCCTGTCGCCTATCTGGTGGTGCCGCGCGTGCTGGCGCTCTCGGCGATGATGCCGCTGCTCTACATCTATGGCACTGCGATGGGCCTGCTGGGCGGCATGCTGATCGCCATCGGCGTGCTCGACCTCAGCACCGTTGCCTATCTGGAGCAGACGCGCGGCGCCATCGGGGGCGCCAATTTCGCGCTCGGCTTCGTGAAGAGCATCACCTTCGGGCTGCTGGTCGCCGCGGTCGGCTGCCGCTGCGGGCTGGCGGCGGGGCGCAGTGCCGCCGATGTCGGCAAGGCGGCGACGGATGCCGTGGTCATCTCCATCGTCGGCATCATCCTGCTCGATGCCGTCTTTGCGGTGTGCGCCAATGCGCTCGACATCTGA